One stretch of Oceanipulchritudo coccoides DNA includes these proteins:
- a CDS encoding ammonium transporter encodes MINKRKLATWALLPALMVLMAGSAFGQELAVPEVTYETYMGTAASAFFTVSNLWLLIAAGLVFIMHLGFATLESGLTQSKNTVNILFKNVFIICMGVLTYAVWGFNSMYPGDFNGFFAMGSPIPNSFSGADVVANMTGEYADYTYWTDFIFQAMFAATAATIVSGAVAERIKLGSFMIGATLLVTICYPITGSWQWGGGWLAENGFYDFAGSSLVHAFGGFAALAAVIILGARKGKYLAGGKIRPILGHSMPLATIGVFLLFLGWFGFNGGSVLSADPQLVSLVFVTTAIAAAAGGLVSILVSWVVIKKPDLSMALNGILAGLVGITAGADSMGPWAAVAVGGIAGAIVVFAILFFDKIKIDDPVGAISVHGVCGMWGTIAVGIFGGASLLWQIIGTVSISIFAFVTSFIVFTVVKLIFGLRVSEEEEVEGLDIGEHGQEAYPDFQVASKG; translated from the coding sequence ATGATTAACAAACGAAAACTTGCAACTTGGGCTCTTCTGCCTGCGTTGATGGTCCTTATGGCGGGTTCCGCTTTTGGGCAGGAGCTTGCGGTGCCGGAAGTCACCTATGAGACCTACATGGGAACGGCTGCTTCGGCCTTCTTTACAGTCAGCAATTTGTGGCTTCTGATCGCCGCCGGTCTGGTGTTTATTATGCACCTTGGCTTTGCGACGCTCGAGTCCGGGCTCACCCAGTCCAAGAATACGGTGAATATTCTCTTCAAGAATGTCTTCATCATCTGCATGGGTGTGCTGACCTACGCCGTCTGGGGTTTCAATTCAATGTATCCGGGCGATTTCAATGGCTTCTTTGCCATGGGATCCCCGATTCCGAACAGCTTTAGCGGAGCCGATGTTGTCGCCAACATGACCGGCGAGTACGCTGACTACACTTACTGGACTGACTTTATCTTCCAGGCGATGTTTGCCGCAACTGCCGCGACCATCGTTTCTGGTGCGGTTGCTGAGCGTATCAAGCTTGGCAGTTTCATGATCGGGGCAACCCTTCTGGTCACTATCTGTTATCCGATCACGGGTAGCTGGCAGTGGGGCGGAGGCTGGCTCGCAGAGAACGGCTTCTACGATTTTGCCGGTTCATCCCTGGTGCACGCCTTTGGTGGTTTTGCCGCTTTGGCCGCTGTTATAATTCTCGGAGCTCGTAAGGGCAAGTATCTCGCTGGTGGCAAGATTCGTCCAATTCTTGGCCACAGCATGCCTCTGGCAACGATTGGTGTCTTCCTGCTCTTCCTGGGTTGGTTTGGTTTCAATGGGGGTTCCGTCCTCAGTGCAGACCCACAGCTGGTTTCCTTGGTTTTCGTAACGACAGCCATTGCAGCTGCTGCCGGTGGACTTGTTTCCATCCTCGTGAGCTGGGTTGTTATCAAGAAGCCTGATCTTTCAATGGCCTTGAATGGTATCCTCGCCGGTCTGGTAGGGATTACTGCCGGTGCCGACTCAATGGGCCCTTGGGCTGCTGTTGCCGTCGGCGGCATTGCCGGTGCAATCGTGGTCTTCGCCATCCTTTTCTTTGACAAGATCAAGATTGACGACCCGGTTGGTGCTATCTCCGTGCACGGTGTGTGCGGCATGTGGGGCACGATCGCCGTTGGTATCTTCGGTGGTGCAAGCCTTCTCTGGCAGATTATCGGTACCGTTTCGATCTCGATTTTCGCCTTCGTCACCAGCTTCATCGTCTTCACAGTCGTGAAGTTGATCTTCGGTCTGCGCGTCAGCGAGGAAGAAGAAGTGGAAGGGCTCGACATTGGCGAGCACGGACAGGAAGCTTATCCGGATTTCCAGGTTGCCAGCAAAGGCTGA
- a CDS encoding P-II family nitrogen regulator yields MKLVKAIIKPFKLEEVKEALSEIGVEGMTVTEVKGFGRQKGHTEIYRGSEYTVDFLPKVMVDVAVGEELVGKTVEAIKSAAKTGKIGDGKIFVIPIEEAVRIRTDEAGEGAI; encoded by the coding sequence ATGAAACTAGTTAAAGCCATCATCAAGCCTTTCAAACTCGAGGAAGTAAAAGAAGCTCTCTCAGAGATCGGCGTCGAAGGAATGACAGTGACCGAGGTCAAGGGATTTGGCCGCCAAAAAGGTCATACTGAAATCTACCGCGGTAGTGAATACACGGTGGACTTTCTCCCGAAGGTCATGGTCGACGTAGCCGTCGGCGAGGAGCTCGTGGGCAAGACTGTCGAAGCCATCAAGTCTGCCGCCAAGACCGGCAAGATTGGCGACGGCAAGATCTTCGTCATTCCGATTGAAGAAGCCGTGCGCATCCGGACCGACGAGGCCGGCGAAGGCGCCATCTAA
- a CDS encoding valine--tRNA ligase, which yields MATIDKAYNAHSVEDRWYKRWEESGAFRGEARDDADPYCIMIPPPNVTGMLHMGHILNNTLQDIFIRRARLEGKAALWFPGTDHAGIATQTRVEKKLREEGLHRRDLGREKFVDEVWKWRDEHGGIILGQLRKLGASCDWDRTSFTLDEHYSKAVLTSFVELYKRGYLYRGLRMSNWCPVSQTALSNEEVIMKPQRGLFYKMRYEIAELPGEYVQISTTRPETIMGDVAVAVHPDDERYAHLVGKHVWRPFPRGKIPIIADEAVEKDFGTGALKVTPAHDPVDFDIGKRHDLPIVDVFNPDGTLNELAGEPFVGMDRFKARKVAAKMLEEQGNLVETEPYENNVGYSERADVPVEPRLTMQWWLRYPKVAEAKQAVLKGHIKFHPKRWEKTYLHWLETMERDKIDWCISRQLWWGHRIPVWYRKGLSRDQLDFENPDHVHVSVEGPSDSENWEQEEDVLDTWASSWLWPFANFGWPDGKGEKARELSYFYPTQTLVTGFDIIFLWVARMVMAGLEFMGDSKESLTDEEIAERIPFSNVYITGLIRDEKGRKMSKSLGNSPDPLDLIKRFGADGMRFGIVNIAPSGQDILFSEDRIEVGRNFCNKLWNAARFRQMSGEIADNSSESAILKRIEPARLSAYDKWILSRLVDVTAEIERCFERYEIHAYPHGLYEFFWSDYCDWYVEASKSRMKDEATKGTVLAVQDLVMRQVLLLLQPIIPFITEELWQGLGYAAAESALLQDSKLLKSSELKNLIEAAAGAFESSSSEEIEAVKELITRIRAMKAEYNVASRRDVPFFILPDKAASEVISGHSETILTLAQIQSLEVVETRPEGMPAGVTHLGTAFLDLAHSIDVAAERERLEKELAKLEKGIKAGEAKLNNPKFVDNAPEAVVAGAKQQLQATKGRFEEIQNLLKNLPMS from the coding sequence ATGGCGACAATTGATAAGGCCTATAATGCGCACAGTGTGGAAGATCGCTGGTACAAGCGCTGGGAAGAAAGTGGAGCATTTCGCGGGGAAGCGCGGGATGATGCCGATCCGTATTGTATAATGATTCCGCCCCCGAATGTGACCGGCATGCTGCACATGGGGCATATCCTGAACAACACCCTGCAGGATATTTTCATCCGTCGTGCCCGTCTGGAAGGAAAGGCTGCGCTCTGGTTTCCGGGGACGGACCACGCCGGGATTGCCACGCAGACACGTGTCGAGAAGAAGCTCCGTGAGGAGGGCCTGCACCGCCGTGACCTTGGCCGGGAAAAGTTTGTCGATGAAGTCTGGAAGTGGCGCGACGAGCATGGGGGAATCATTCTGGGCCAGCTCAGGAAGTTGGGAGCCAGTTGTGACTGGGACCGGACCTCATTCACCCTGGATGAGCACTATTCAAAGGCTGTTTTAACATCCTTTGTGGAGCTTTACAAACGGGGCTACCTGTATCGCGGTCTGCGGATGAGCAATTGGTGCCCTGTCAGCCAGACGGCTTTGAGCAATGAAGAGGTGATCATGAAGCCCCAGCGTGGCCTCTTCTACAAGATGCGCTACGAGATTGCGGAGCTCCCGGGCGAGTATGTACAAATTTCGACCACCCGCCCGGAAACAATCATGGGAGATGTGGCGGTTGCGGTGCATCCGGATGATGAACGCTACGCCCACCTGGTTGGAAAGCATGTGTGGCGACCCTTCCCGCGCGGGAAAATCCCGATCATCGCGGATGAGGCGGTGGAAAAGGACTTTGGAACCGGCGCCTTGAAGGTGACCCCGGCACATGATCCGGTCGATTTTGATATTGGTAAACGCCATGATCTGCCGATCGTGGACGTCTTCAACCCCGATGGCACCCTGAATGAACTGGCCGGTGAGCCCTTCGTCGGCATGGACCGTTTCAAGGCGCGCAAGGTCGCGGCCAAGATGCTCGAGGAGCAGGGCAACCTTGTTGAGACTGAGCCCTACGAGAACAATGTCGGCTATTCCGAGCGGGCGGATGTCCCGGTCGAACCGCGCCTGACGATGCAGTGGTGGCTGCGCTATCCGAAGGTGGCGGAGGCCAAGCAGGCGGTCCTGAAAGGCCACATTAAATTCCATCCGAAACGCTGGGAGAAGACCTACCTGCACTGGCTGGAAACGATGGAGCGGGACAAGATTGACTGGTGTATCAGTCGCCAGCTCTGGTGGGGTCACCGGATTCCCGTGTGGTACAGGAAGGGGCTTTCGCGCGATCAACTGGATTTTGAGAATCCCGATCATGTCCACGTCTCGGTCGAGGGTCCGTCGGATTCGGAGAACTGGGAACAGGAAGAGGATGTTCTGGACACCTGGGCCTCCTCGTGGCTCTGGCCTTTCGCCAATTTTGGCTGGCCGGATGGCAAAGGGGAGAAAGCCCGTGAACTGTCCTATTTTTATCCGACGCAAACCCTCGTGACAGGATTTGACATTATTTTCCTCTGGGTGGCCCGGATGGTCATGGCGGGGCTTGAATTCATGGGTGATTCCAAGGAGTCCCTGACCGATGAGGAAATCGCCGAGCGAATCCCCTTCAGCAACGTTTACATCACCGGCCTGATCCGCGACGAGAAGGGGCGAAAAATGTCCAAGAGTCTTGGGAATTCGCCGGATCCGCTGGATTTGATCAAGCGTTTCGGGGCCGATGGCATGCGTTTCGGGATCGTCAATATCGCTCCGAGTGGACAGGACATCCTTTTCAGTGAGGACCGGATCGAAGTCGGCCGCAATTTCTGTAATAAGCTCTGGAATGCCGCCCGATTCCGTCAGATGAGCGGTGAAATTGCCGATAATTCATCGGAATCAGCGATTCTGAAGCGGATTGAACCGGCACGGTTGTCGGCTTACGACAAGTGGATCCTGAGCCGGTTGGTGGACGTGACCGCGGAAATTGAGCGCTGCTTTGAGCGATACGAGATACACGCCTATCCGCACGGCCTGTATGAATTTTTCTGGAGTGATTATTGCGACTGGTATGTGGAAGCCTCCAAGTCGCGGATGAAGGACGAGGCCACCAAGGGAACAGTCCTTGCCGTGCAGGATCTCGTCATGCGGCAGGTGCTTTTGCTCCTACAGCCGATTATTCCCTTTATCACCGAGGAGCTGTGGCAGGGACTGGGCTACGCTGCTGCTGAATCGGCCCTTTTGCAGGATTCCAAGTTGCTGAAATCCAGCGAGTTAAAGAACTTGATTGAAGCTGCCGCCGGGGCCTTTGAATCGTCCTCCAGCGAGGAAATTGAAGCCGTAAAGGAATTGATAACCCGCATTCGCGCAATGAAGGCCGAGTACAACGTCGCCAGCCGGCGGGATGTTCCCTTCTTCATTCTTCCAGATAAAGCGGCCAGTGAGGTGATTTCCGGGCACTCGGAAACAATTCTCACCCTGGCGCAGATCCAATCCCTTGAAGTGGTCGAAACGCGCCCGGAAGGCATGCCGGCGGGCGTAACCCACTTGGGAACCGCCTTTCTGGACCTGGCCCATTCGATTGATGTCGCGGCTGAGCGGGAGCGGCTTGAGAAGGAATTGGCCAAGCTCGAAAAGGGTATCAAGGCCGGTGAAGCCAAGCTGAATAACCCGAAGTTTGTCGATAATGCCCCGGAGGCCGTTGTCGCGGGGGCTAAGCAACAGCTTCAGGCAACCAAGGGGCGATTTGAGGAAATACAAAACCTCCTCAAGAACTTGCCAATGAGCTGA
- a CDS encoding amidohydrolase family protein, with protein sequence MIEGGELCPARPEERISFWDTHVHCYPPEVIADPVAWARAHGEPHWERLVTDGPQGWADPEGLLRAMDAASVEKVLLQAWYWENPSTAELQNSWHAEWMQRYPDRFAACAALHPGLHDLEGALQSAKEWGACAVGECLPQVQSPDGWKHPGWETILEWTTAQGWPFCLHLTEPAGHDYPGRVETPLMEAVALFEKHPAQKWLCAHWGGGLPFHSLNRRVKKALKNVWFDTAASPLLYDSRIWRLVCDLIGPERILFGSDFPLRVYPRKQTLPSWDLLLEEFSQSGLSVDEQRLISRDNMARLFKLG encoded by the coding sequence ATGATCGAGGGTGGAGAACTTTGTCCCGCAAGACCGGAGGAGCGGATCAGTTTTTGGGATACTCATGTCCACTGCTATCCTCCCGAAGTCATTGCTGATCCGGTGGCCTGGGCGCGTGCTCATGGCGAGCCGCATTGGGAGAGGCTGGTGACGGATGGTCCGCAGGGCTGGGCCGATCCTGAGGGGCTCCTGCGCGCCATGGATGCCGCCAGCGTGGAAAAGGTGCTCCTTCAGGCATGGTATTGGGAGAATCCCAGCACAGCGGAGTTACAGAATTCGTGGCACGCGGAATGGATGCAACGGTATCCTGACCGTTTTGCCGCCTGCGCCGCCTTGCATCCAGGGCTACACGACTTGGAAGGCGCCCTCCAATCCGCGAAAGAGTGGGGCGCCTGCGCTGTGGGCGAATGCCTGCCTCAGGTTCAGTCGCCGGATGGTTGGAAGCATCCCGGATGGGAGACAATCCTTGAGTGGACAACTGCACAGGGGTGGCCCTTCTGCCTGCATTTGACGGAGCCTGCCGGGCATGACTATCCCGGTCGTGTTGAGACGCCTCTGATGGAAGCAGTCGCCCTCTTTGAAAAGCATCCTGCTCAGAAGTGGCTTTGTGCGCACTGGGGTGGGGGCCTGCCCTTTCATTCCTTGAATCGACGGGTTAAAAAGGCCCTCAAGAATGTCTGGTTCGATACTGCCGCAAGCCCCCTTTTATATGATTCCCGTATTTGGCGTCTCGTATGCGATCTCATCGGACCGGAAAGAATCCTTTTCGGATCAGATTTTCCCCTGCGGGTTTATCCTCGCAAGCAAACCCTTCCCAGCTGGGATTTGCTCCTCGAGGAATTTAGCCAGAGCGGACTCAGCGTTGATGAGCAAAGGCTTATCAGCCGGGATAACATGGCCAGGCTCTTTAAGCTCGGGTAA
- the kdsB gene encoding 3-deoxy-manno-octulosonate cytidylyltransferase: MLDCAIVVPARLGSQRFPRKLLQEVHGKPLILWTADNLLRIAPDVPLFFAVAEDELASALEKAGHSCIMTDPDLPSGTDRIAIANREVNARQVVNVQADEPILAAEHISQLLAVLRSGPDVATLATPFDRAADFADPNKVKAVVAENGQALYFSRAPIPYDRDVKGGLPPQAYWHLGLYAYSAEVLEKFLAWKASPLEQTEKLEQLRILENGGRIGVGITASRTIGVDVPEDLVQLEEFLAKQQ, from the coding sequence ATGCTTGACTGCGCCATAGTTGTTCCGGCCCGTTTGGGATCCCAGCGATTTCCAAGAAAGCTTCTGCAGGAGGTCCACGGGAAGCCCCTTATCCTTTGGACGGCTGACAACCTGCTGAGAATTGCCCCGGATGTTCCGCTCTTTTTCGCTGTTGCCGAGGATGAGCTGGCAAGTGCCCTCGAAAAGGCCGGACATTCCTGTATCATGACGGATCCGGACCTGCCCAGCGGGACCGACCGGATCGCCATTGCCAACCGTGAGGTCAATGCCCGCCAGGTCGTCAATGTCCAGGCGGATGAGCCCATTCTCGCCGCCGAACATATCAGCCAGCTCCTGGCAGTATTACGATCCGGACCGGATGTCGCGACTTTGGCCACACCGTTTGACAGGGCAGCGGATTTTGCCGACCCCAATAAAGTGAAAGCTGTTGTAGCGGAGAATGGCCAGGCCCTTTACTTTTCGCGTGCTCCCATCCCCTATGACCGGGATGTGAAGGGCGGTTTGCCTCCACAGGCTTACTGGCACCTTGGGCTTTACGCCTACAGTGCCGAGGTGCTCGAGAAGTTTCTCGCGTGGAAGGCCAGTCCACTCGAACAGACCGAGAAGCTGGAGCAGCTCCGGATCCTTGAAAATGGCGGTCGGATCGGGGTCGGAATTACGGCCAGCCGGACGATTGGGGTCGATGTACCGGAGGATCTGGTCCAGCTGGAAGAGTTTCTCGCCAAGCAGCAGTAA
- a CDS encoding helix-turn-helix transcriptional regulator: MESAESKPSATPTWTFLTHHTHVLMLLSEDPDMRLRECALRIGITERAVQTIVSDLEKVGALSRKREGRRNHYEIHRKQPLPSPIESKCVVGDLLVMSLADAE, translated from the coding sequence ATGGAATCGGCTGAAAGTAAGCCGTCGGCGACCCCGACCTGGACATTTTTGACACACCATACGCACGTACTGATGTTGCTGTCGGAGGATCCGGACATGCGCCTTCGGGAATGCGCCTTGCGGATCGGGATCACTGAGCGTGCCGTGCAGACTATCGTTTCCGACCTGGAAAAAGTGGGGGCTTTGTCGCGCAAACGCGAAGGGCGTCGCAACCATTATGAAATCCATCGGAAGCAACCCCTGCCCAGCCCGATCGAATCCAAATGCGTGGTGGGAGACCTTCTGGTAATGTCGCTTGCGGACGCTGAGTAA
- the rpsP gene encoding 30S ribosomal protein S16: MAVKIRMQRGGATHNPHYRVVVTDSRSPRDGRFVEKVGTYDPKNKDASKHINLNLERIDYWVSVGAKPSDTVRSLIKKARKGAVEVEAPAVKAEAAPVAKAEAPAAEVAETVAAEAPAEKAAE; the protein is encoded by the coding sequence ATGGCAGTTAAAATCAGAATGCAGCGCGGCGGTGCCACGCATAACCCGCATTACCGTGTGGTCGTGACCGATAGCCGTTCCCCCCGGGACGGTCGATTTGTGGAGAAGGTCGGTACATACGACCCGAAAAACAAGGACGCGAGCAAGCACATCAATCTCAATCTTGAGCGGATTGATTACTGGGTCAGTGTGGGTGCCAAGCCTTCCGACACGGTACGTTCACTCATCAAGAAGGCGCGGAAGGGTGCCGTTGAAGTGGAAGCTCCGGCAGTCAAGGCAGAAGCTGCTCCGGTTGCCAAGGCAGAAGCTCCAGCAGCCGAGGTGGCTGAAACGGTTGCCGCTGAAGCACCGGCCGAAAAAGCTGCTGAATAA
- the trmD gene encoding tRNA (guanosine(37)-N1)-methyltransferase TrmD translates to MQIDIITLFPAMLTGFLSESMMGRAQEKDLVKIETHDLRKWGEGKWQITDDRPFGGGAGMLLKPEPLCEAIDSVRKKESLTIYLTPDGEPFNHEMAVALSKESHLVLVSGHYEGIDQRVRESRIDREVSIGDYVLTNGTLPAAVLVDAVVRQIPGVLGAEKSLTQDSFQRNVLGFPQYTRPVEFDGMRVPEVLLSGNHKEIERWREERALEKTRERRPDLFSTKDT, encoded by the coding sequence ATGCAGATCGACATTATCACCCTTTTCCCAGCCATGCTGACCGGTTTTTTATCGGAGAGCATGATGGGGCGTGCCCAGGAAAAGGATCTAGTGAAAATTGAGACCCACGATCTGCGAAAATGGGGAGAAGGGAAGTGGCAGATAACGGACGACCGGCCTTTTGGCGGAGGTGCCGGGATGCTTCTCAAGCCGGAGCCGCTTTGCGAAGCCATTGACTCGGTCCGGAAGAAGGAATCATTGACCATTTACCTGACTCCCGACGGGGAACCATTCAACCATGAGATGGCAGTGGCCTTGTCCAAGGAATCTCACTTGGTTTTGGTCAGTGGGCACTACGAAGGAATCGATCAACGGGTCCGGGAAAGTCGCATTGACCGGGAGGTGAGTATCGGGGATTACGTGCTGACCAACGGGACCCTTCCGGCGGCAGTTCTGGTTGATGCGGTGGTCCGGCAAATTCCGGGTGTTTTGGGTGCGGAAAAGTCCTTGACGCAAGATAGTTTCCAACGCAATGTCCTCGGTTTTCCTCAATACACGCGGCCTGTCGAATTCGATGGAATGCGGGTTCCCGAGGTACTTTTATCAGGCAATCACAAGGAGATCGAGCGCTGGCGTGAAGAGCGGGCACTTGAGAAAACCAGGGAGCGCCGCCCAGATTTATTTTCAACAAAGGATACTTAA
- the rplS gene encoding 50S ribosomal protein L19, giving the protein MNAVINEITEEQLQPGREKFKVGDGVRVHTRVKEGNKERIQVFAGIVIARKGSGIHETFTVRRISFGEGVERVFPVHSPSIDKVEVDRESITMRARMYYLRDRIGKAANKVKEKRIFEASKHK; this is encoded by the coding sequence ATGAACGCGGTCATTAACGAAATCACTGAGGAACAATTACAACCCGGACGGGAGAAATTCAAAGTCGGGGACGGGGTACGGGTACACACCCGGGTCAAGGAAGGTAACAAGGAGCGAATTCAGGTTTTTGCTGGCATCGTCATCGCCCGCAAGGGCAGTGGCATCCACGAGACCTTCACAGTCCGCCGTATCAGCTTTGGCGAAGGTGTTGAGCGTGTTTTTCCAGTGCACAGCCCAAGCATCGACAAGGTGGAAGTCGATCGCGAGTCCATCACGATGCGTGCCCGGATGTACTATCTCCGTGACCGGATTGGCAAGGCGGCCAACAAGGTGAAGGAAAAGCGCATCTTCGAGGCATCGAAGCACAAGTAG
- the sufU gene encoding Fe-S cluster assembly sulfur transfer protein SufU: protein MASLEDLYQEIILDHNKHPRNFGPLPGATHRADGNNPLCGDELKVSLCLSEGLVEKIQFQGQGCAISKASASLMTEAIAGKTLEDACYLARSVIEGITACEEGLKFEEAGDLAALSGVRKFPARVKCATLAWHALLCALDGGDRVSTEQIGPAA, encoded by the coding sequence ATGGCCTCGCTGGAAGACCTCTATCAGGAAATAATCCTTGATCACAACAAGCACCCGCGCAACTTCGGGCCGCTGCCGGGTGCAACACATCGGGCGGATGGCAATAATCCCCTTTGTGGCGATGAGCTGAAGGTGTCCCTGTGCCTGTCTGAGGGGCTTGTGGAGAAGATTCAGTTCCAGGGGCAGGGGTGCGCCATCTCCAAGGCTTCAGCCTCCCTGATGACGGAGGCCATTGCGGGAAAGACTCTGGAGGATGCCTGCTACCTTGCTCGTTCCGTCATTGAAGGGATCACGGCGTGTGAAGAGGGCCTCAAGTTTGAGGAAGCCGGTGACCTTGCCGCGCTCTCCGGTGTGCGCAAATTCCCGGCCCGCGTCAAATGCGCGACCTTGGCCTGGCATGCCTTGCTCTGTGCCCTTGATGGAGGCGACCGTGTTTCGACGGAGCAAATTGGTCCCGCCGCCTGA
- a CDS encoding aldo/keto reductase, whose product MALGCWALGGKGWGGQSEKDSLEVMEEAYRRGIRHFDTAQGYGCSEKLVGKFIGNERGKFFLASKVYPGQEPGCIREALHRSLENLCTDRIDLYYLHWPREGMDIRKQVEELAEAREEGLIGSIGVSNYSVEQIQLAMEVAPIDFLQAGHHLFWRYIEKDILPFCRDNGIRVVSYSSLGQGILTGKFGRQLRFPAGDHRTRVIHFQEEVWPRVYEAVEALRPLAKQAGRPMAHLALQWSASREGVSCILAGARNRRQMAENSAAFEGAIDPAILQEMTRISDGLIPELPEATNIFNH is encoded by the coding sequence TTGGCCCTTGGTTGTTGGGCCCTCGGGGGTAAGGGCTGGGGAGGCCAATCTGAAAAGGATTCCCTTGAGGTGATGGAAGAGGCTTACCGCCGAGGTATTCGCCATTTCGATACAGCTCAAGGATATGGTTGTTCCGAAAAACTGGTGGGCAAGTTTATCGGGAACGAGCGCGGGAAATTTTTTCTGGCATCAAAGGTCTACCCCGGGCAAGAGCCCGGTTGTATCCGGGAGGCGCTCCATCGAAGCCTTGAGAACCTGTGCACGGACCGCATTGACCTGTATTACCTCCACTGGCCGCGTGAAGGAATGGATATCCGGAAACAGGTCGAGGAGCTGGCAGAAGCCCGTGAGGAGGGGTTGATCGGGTCGATCGGGGTCTCCAATTACTCAGTCGAGCAAATCCAGTTGGCGATGGAAGTGGCCCCAATAGATTTCCTGCAAGCAGGCCACCATCTCTTCTGGCGGTACATTGAAAAGGACATCCTGCCGTTTTGCCGGGACAACGGGATCCGGGTTGTTTCCTACAGTTCCCTCGGGCAGGGAATACTGACCGGCAAATTCGGGAGACAGCTCCGATTTCCCGCCGGAGATCATCGGACCCGGGTCATCCACTTTCAGGAAGAAGTCTGGCCGAGAGTCTACGAGGCGGTGGAGGCGTTACGCCCCTTGGCAAAGCAGGCAGGTCGACCGATGGCTCATTTGGCCCTTCAATGGAGTGCGTCCAGAGAGGGAGTCAGCTGTATCCTTGCTGGTGCGCGCAACCGCCGGCAAATGGCCGAGAATTCGGCTGCCTTTGAAGGAGCGATTGATCCCGCCATTCTTCAGGAGATGACGCGTATCAGCGATGGCTTGATTCCGGAATTACCGGAAGCGACGAATATCTTCAATCACTGA
- a CDS encoding YceI family protein, translated as MNKKSLIFLLAGLLSAFSLNAEKIVYKIDPVHSGISFKIRHFINKIPGNFDKFSGEIHFDKETPANSKAVATIDVASVDTRNEDRDAHLQNEDFFKATEFPQITFTSTEWVAIDEDSFEVTGLLSILGVEKPVTLNVEYLGEVEGRGTIRSGWEGTTTINRKDWGMGYGSPAVGTEVQIELNIQAHRVAEEESPAQ; from the coding sequence ATGAATAAAAAATCTTTAATCTTCCTTCTTGCGGGCCTACTTTCGGCCTTCTCTCTCAACGCTGAAAAGATCGTTTACAAGATTGATCCCGTGCACTCCGGAATCAGTTTCAAGATCCGCCACTTCATCAACAAGATTCCCGGTAATTTCGATAAATTCTCCGGGGAAATCCACTTCGACAAGGAAACGCCTGCCAACAGCAAGGCCGTGGCAACGATCGATGTGGCCAGCGTGGACACCCGTAATGAAGACCGTGATGCACACCTGCAGAACGAGGACTTCTTCAAGGCAACCGAATTTCCGCAGATCACCTTTACCAGCACCGAATGGGTAGCCATTGATGAGGATTCATTCGAGGTCACCGGTCTTCTCAGTATTCTGGGTGTGGAAAAGCCAGTGACCCTCAATGTCGAGTACCTTGGTGAGGTTGAAGGACGTGGAACCATCCGCTCAGGATGGGAAGGCACCACCACGATCAACCGCAAGGACTGGGGCATGGGCTACGGCAGCCCTGCCGTTGGCACTGAAGTCCAGATTGAGCTGAATATCCAAGCTCATCGGGTCGCAGAAGAAGAATCCCCAGCTCAGTGA
- a CDS encoding RNA polymerase sigma factor has translation MPDQADKAFETLVATYYQPLYKFAWSLSKKQEDASDLTQQTFLIWAEKGHTLRDPAKVKSWLFTSLYREFLRQNRRGQKVTAIDQEVLETHHDTDLVSSVRQMEREEAVQALETLDPVYREPLILFYMEDLTYKEIAEVLDIPMGTVMSRLARAKGQLKKFLSEKSRK, from the coding sequence ATGCCCGACCAAGCCGACAAAGCATTCGAGACGCTCGTTGCCACTTACTACCAGCCGCTCTACAAGTTTGCCTGGTCCCTGAGCAAGAAACAGGAGGATGCAAGCGATTTGACCCAGCAGACCTTTCTGATCTGGGCCGAAAAAGGCCACACCCTGCGCGATCCGGCCAAGGTTAAGTCATGGCTTTTCACATCACTGTACCGGGAATTCCTCCGGCAAAACCGCCGGGGACAAAAGGTCACTGCCATTGACCAGGAAGTGCTCGAGACCCATCACGATACCGATCTCGTCAGCAGTGTGCGTCAGATGGAGCGGGAAGAGGCTGTCCAGGCGTTGGAAACCCTTGACCCGGTCTACCGTGAGCCACTCATCCTTTTTTACATGGAGGATCTGACCTACAAAGAGATCGCCGAAGTGCTGGATATCCCGATGGGCACAGTGATGTCACGGTTGGCCCGGGCCAAGGGTCAGCTTAAAAAATTCCTTTCTGAAAAATCCCGGAAATAA